One genomic region from Hoeflea algicola encodes:
- a CDS encoding tetratricopeptide repeat protein: MRIFSLTRTGLFYAMLAAAIGASGPARAFDPNSGVSPESGPFDLFKFGFSAYKKGHKDEAVEAYKYAAEKGHPGARWALANMYAYGDGVVENDYEAFKIYDDIARQGVEPGSQDTGYFVNALLSLAIYYQKGIPGSPIKANLGAARQLYFQAASAFGVPEAQYRLGRMILEGQGGANDIQQAKKWLNRARVSGHPAASAVLGNVVFEEGQVVRGLAFMTTALERSAPADRPWIQGLQERAFSLAGEADRRTAVALAQDMLAKGLN; encoded by the coding sequence ATGCGGATATTTAGTCTTACCCGGACCGGCCTGTTTTACGCCATGCTTGCTGCCGCCATCGGCGCGAGCGGGCCGGCGCGAGCGTTTGATCCCAACAGCGGTGTGTCTCCTGAATCGGGCCCATTCGACCTCTTCAAGTTCGGGTTTTCGGCCTACAAGAAAGGCCACAAGGACGAGGCTGTCGAAGCCTATAAGTATGCTGCGGAAAAAGGCCATCCTGGCGCTCGCTGGGCCTTGGCCAACATGTATGCCTATGGCGATGGCGTGGTTGAAAACGATTACGAAGCGTTCAAGATCTATGATGATATTGCGCGTCAGGGTGTTGAGCCGGGATCGCAGGATACCGGTTATTTCGTCAACGCGCTGTTGTCGCTAGCGATCTATTATCAGAAAGGCATTCCCGGCAGCCCGATAAAGGCCAATCTGGGAGCCGCGCGCCAGCTTTATTTCCAGGCAGCATCGGCTTTTGGCGTGCCTGAAGCGCAATATCGTTTGGGCCGGATGATCCTGGAAGGTCAGGGCGGCGCCAACGATATCCAGCAGGCCAAGAAATGGCTTAACCGGGCTCGCGTCAGCGGTCACCCGGCGGCGTCCGCCGTGCTTGGCAATGTGGTGTTCGAGGAAGGTCAGGTCGTGCGTGGACTGGCATTCATGACGACGGCGCTTGAGCGCTCGGCTCCTGCCGACAGACCCTGGATCCAGGGCTTGCAGGAACGGGCCTTTTCGCTGGCTGGGGAAGCCGATCGCCGCACGGCGGTGGCGCTGGCCCAGGACATGCTGGCCAAGGGCCTGAACTGA
- the argS gene encoding arginine--tRNA ligase gives MNVFKDFEQRIKRAVEALDVVKEKGGALDFFRLTAEPPRDPAHGDISTNAAMVLAKPLGMNPRVLADMIAAQFADNADVAETAVAGPGFLNFRLTARFWQGLVGTVLRDGVDFGRSTLGAGAKVNVEYVSANPTGPMHVGHCRGAVVGDALANLMSFAGYDVTKEYYINDAGSQIDVLARSVYLRYREALGETIGEIPAGLYPGDYLVPVGQALADEFGPSLTKMPEDELMALIRPRTIDAMMAMIRADLKALNVEHDVFFSERSLHADGAKKIRHAINDLTFKGHVYKGKLPPPKGQLPEEWEDREQTLFRSTDVGDDIDRPLIKSDGSYTYFAADVAYFRDKFERGFKEMIYVLGADHGGYIKRLEAVAKAVSAGEAKLTVLLCQLVKIYRNGEPVRMSKRSGDFVTLRDVVDEVGVDSVRFMMLYRKSSETLDFDFAKVTEQSRDNPVFYVQYAHARCASVMRQALEVFPDLDLSPEALAAADLSDLSHESELALIAKLGEYPRMIEAAATGQEPHRVAFYLYDLASLLHGHWNKGRDEPGLRFVNDKNRQSTIARMGLVYAVASVLKSGLMITGTDAPEEMR, from the coding sequence ATGAATGTGTTCAAGGACTTCGAACAGAGAATCAAGCGGGCTGTAGAAGCGCTTGATGTCGTTAAGGAAAAGGGCGGTGCTCTGGACTTTTTCCGACTCACCGCCGAGCCGCCGCGCGATCCTGCCCACGGCGATATCTCGACCAATGCGGCGATGGTACTGGCCAAGCCGCTGGGGATGAACCCGCGGGTTCTGGCGGACATGATCGCTGCTCAATTTGCCGATAACGCTGATGTTGCCGAGACGGCGGTGGCCGGGCCGGGGTTTTTAAATTTCCGGCTGACCGCGCGTTTCTGGCAGGGACTTGTCGGCACTGTACTCCGTGACGGTGTAGATTTCGGCCGCTCGACGCTTGGCGCTGGCGCCAAGGTCAATGTCGAATATGTCTCGGCCAACCCGACCGGGCCGATGCATGTGGGCCATTGCCGCGGCGCTGTTGTCGGCGATGCGCTGGCCAATCTTATGAGTTTCGCCGGTTACGACGTGACCAAGGAATACTACATCAACGACGCCGGCTCGCAGATCGATGTGCTGGCCCGGTCGGTCTATCTGAGATACCGCGAAGCCCTCGGCGAGACGATCGGCGAGATCCCTGCGGGGCTTTATCCCGGTGATTACCTGGTGCCGGTGGGGCAGGCGCTGGCGGATGAGTTTGGACCATCGCTGACCAAGATGCCCGAAGACGAGTTGATGGCGCTGATCCGGCCGCGGACCATCGACGCGATGATGGCGATGATCCGCGCTGACCTCAAGGCGCTCAATGTCGAGCATGACGTGTTCTTTTCAGAGCGCAGTCTGCATGCTGATGGCGCCAAGAAAATCCGGCACGCGATCAACGACCTGACCTTCAAGGGCCATGTCTACAAGGGCAAGCTGCCGCCGCCGAAGGGGCAGTTGCCGGAAGAGTGGGAAGACCGGGAACAGACGCTGTTTCGCTCGACCGATGTTGGCGACGACATCGACCGTCCGCTGATCAAGTCGGACGGCAGCTACACTTACTTCGCAGCTGATGTGGCCTATTTCCGCGACAAGTTCGAGCGTGGCTTCAAAGAGATGATCTATGTGCTTGGCGCCGATCATGGCGGCTACATCAAGCGGCTCGAGGCGGTCGCCAAGGCGGTTTCGGCGGGAGAAGCCAAGCTGACGGTGCTGTTGTGCCAGCTGGTCAAGATCTACCGTAACGGCGAACCGGTGCGGATGTCCAAGCGTTCGGGTGATTTCGTCACCCTGCGCGACGTGGTTGATGAAGTCGGCGTCGATTCGGTGCGCTTCATGATGCTGTACCGGAAGAGCTCGGAAACGCTGGATTTTGATTTTGCCAAGGTGACCGAGCAATCCCGGGACAACCCGGTGTTCTACGTCCAGTACGCCCATGCCCGTTGCGCCTCGGTGATGCGGCAGGCGTTGGAAGTGTTTCCCGATCTCGATCTGTCGCCGGAGGCGCTGGCCGCTGCCGACCTGTCTGATCTGAGCCATGAGAGCGAACTGGCGCTGATTGCCAAGCTTGGCGAATACCCCAGGATGATCGAGGCGGCAGCCACCGGTCAGGAGCCGCACAGGGTGGCGTTTTACCTCTATGACCTTGCAAGTCTGCTGCATGGACACTGGAACAAGGGGCGTGATGAGCCAGGTTTGCGGTTTGTTAACGATAAAAACCGACAATCCACAATTGCCAGAATGGGTTTGGTGTACGCGGTTGCTTCGGTGCTGAAGTCAGGTCTCATGATTACGGGAACTGATGCCCCGGAGGAAATGCGTTAA
- a CDS encoding SPOR domain-containing protein: MVDQLDSNTRTQEPDVEVDDPLAELARIIGYERPVEQSVPDAAENEPVASAFDLEAELMRELDVVSAVEPAMQAEALNADDTKSDADDDAGADMDQPAEPAEDLADPSDDDSVLADAWLGNKPDSNFDADADAVLDAETNMGGETEFAFDSEAGVDAVAFVDVEQVAAEEAVADFMPDLASLNEVDETAGTAEVTEFGAWEAPELEAEWEPRPETPFIADASDLDDGDDDVGDQVGAETDELGQVISRDLGPAAASDVAEDDVDDQVLADMFRFELPAHTASSGSNEPVAIDVPELNDPETLEYGDADADLAAAFELDPELATPEQSVPELVAPELVANDTNVVDVPDVEPTDDVASPIDAPVLDWEGYNSTSDNIDDAQAGSDMPPEPAIDTDMDDGVVDFEDYLSAELDVFEHQVAMSDAPAADEVPSPVPDHSPDSATQAGEVDGWNDAALDGDDLVFDEAAEELLSDIAEEPAATGAYADGGWSEGAINDSLALELEEELEDMFGLTAPVDLSPVAFDESDDLEFDLEQVLAETVVEAEAAPDQSFEPELPASHEFEAAAPELEEFEPQAHELLAVDNVTADDGELEQELLEEPQPETERDEIAEAFFGLGGVVEDTIDVSDAGAGHESANETSVVEADYPTETPTEFSSEHTADPAQGDWLAGFETDDQTSQSAHSDDDGFFFDADMIAEPEDSVEAVADFDVPELAHDEPVAMDPDFDNEIDREFADIIDRDTPDSEVAAASVVTGSLGAATGMAHDWSRDVNTERGYEGSGDYIALERELGADDVHVAPPYDDGEGDDHEPSPLDSEYATGMVGAPAAGNESRGPFLALVVLGVAVLAGAGAFGWSMMSTDDSSVDGGPRIIRADKEPVKVVPENPGGVTVPNQDKAVYDRVAGGDAAQPRQPALINSAEEPVDVVQRTLDPDVLPLEGRGSPAVKSEERLTADGTSEANAGSATQAAPVVSPRKVRTMIVKPDGSIVAREDPTPEPVTQPATVAAEKIEPAAAPLQAANQQTPEAETAVPAAPDVAAVPAEAAPAPAEEEVAAVEAPDAGTTAPVRVVTTQQIRAPIPQGRPADQPVNVVGTVTQGGTVAAAPTAPSAPAQDTEVASAPAPAAAPVANPGGYYVQIASQPTVDGAQASWRTLSNRYSSMLGGRDVDIQRADIPGKGVFHRVRVVGGTRDQANALCSRYKSAGGSCFVSR, encoded by the coding sequence ATGGTTGATCAATTGGATAGCAACACCCGGACCCAAGAGCCGGATGTCGAAGTCGACGATCCGCTGGCGGAACTCGCCCGGATCATCGGCTATGAACGGCCTGTCGAACAGTCTGTTCCGGACGCTGCCGAAAACGAGCCGGTGGCTAGCGCGTTCGATCTCGAAGCAGAGTTGATGCGCGAGCTCGACGTGGTGTCGGCTGTCGAACCTGCCATGCAGGCCGAAGCACTCAATGCCGATGACACCAAGAGTGATGCGGATGATGACGCCGGCGCTGACATGGATCAGCCTGCCGAGCCTGCCGAAGATCTTGCTGATCCGTCTGATGATGATTCAGTGCTGGCCGATGCCTGGCTGGGCAACAAGCCCGATTCCAATTTCGATGCCGATGCCGATGCGGTTCTCGATGCCGAGACCAATATGGGTGGTGAGACCGAGTTTGCTTTCGATTCCGAGGCTGGGGTTGATGCTGTTGCGTTTGTCGATGTGGAGCAGGTTGCTGCCGAAGAGGCCGTAGCTGATTTCATGCCGGATCTTGCCAGCTTGAACGAAGTCGATGAGACAGCCGGTACCGCTGAGGTGACGGAATTCGGGGCTTGGGAAGCGCCGGAACTGGAAGCTGAGTGGGAACCCCGGCCGGAGACGCCATTTATTGCTGACGCTTCCGATTTGGACGACGGTGATGATGACGTCGGCGATCAAGTTGGCGCGGAGACAGACGAACTGGGGCAGGTCATATCGCGTGATCTTGGTCCGGCCGCGGCATCCGATGTGGCTGAAGACGATGTTGATGATCAGGTGCTTGCCGACATGTTCCGGTTTGAACTGCCGGCTCATACAGCAAGCAGCGGTAGCAACGAGCCGGTTGCTATTGATGTGCCTGAGTTGAATGACCCTGAAACCCTTGAATATGGGGATGCCGACGCCGACCTTGCGGCGGCGTTTGAACTTGATCCGGAACTGGCCACTCCGGAACAGTCTGTCCCGGAACTGGTTGCCCCCGAACTGGTTGCCAATGACACCAACGTGGTCGACGTCCCCGACGTCGAGCCGACAGACGATGTGGCGTCACCGATCGACGCGCCGGTGCTGGACTGGGAGGGGTACAATTCAACGTCGGACAATATAGACGACGCGCAAGCTGGCTCGGACATGCCTCCCGAACCAGCCATCGATACCGATATGGATGATGGCGTCGTCGATTTTGAAGACTATCTGTCGGCTGAACTTGATGTGTTTGAGCATCAGGTTGCAATGTCGGATGCGCCAGCGGCGGATGAAGTGCCGTCGCCGGTTCCCGATCATAGCCCCGATTCCGCCACTCAGGCGGGGGAAGTTGACGGCTGGAACGATGCCGCCTTGGATGGCGATGATCTGGTGTTTGACGAAGCTGCCGAAGAGCTGCTTTCTGATATAGCAGAGGAGCCGGCCGCCACTGGCGCATATGCGGATGGCGGTTGGAGCGAAGGCGCCATCAACGACAGCCTTGCCTTGGAGCTGGAAGAGGAACTCGAGGACATGTTCGGGCTGACGGCGCCGGTAGACCTGTCACCGGTTGCTTTTGACGAGTCCGATGATCTGGAATTCGATCTCGAACAGGTGCTGGCCGAGACGGTGGTCGAGGCCGAAGCCGCGCCTGATCAGTCGTTTGAACCCGAATTGCCTGCGTCCCATGAGTTCGAAGCTGCGGCACCAGAACTTGAGGAGTTCGAACCTCAGGCGCATGAACTGCTGGCTGTCGACAACGTGACTGCTGACGATGGAGAGCTGGAGCAGGAACTGCTGGAGGAGCCGCAGCCTGAGACTGAACGCGACGAAATTGCGGAAGCGTTTTTCGGGCTGGGTGGCGTTGTCGAAGATACGATCGACGTTTCTGATGCGGGTGCAGGGCATGAATCTGCCAACGAGACGTCTGTCGTCGAAGCTGATTATCCGACTGAAACACCGACCGAATTTTCCTCCGAACACACGGCTGATCCCGCGCAGGGTGACTGGCTGGCCGGGTTCGAGACTGATGATCAGACGAGTCAATCAGCCCATTCGGACGATGACGGGTTCTTTTTTGACGCCGATATGATTGCCGAACCGGAAGACAGTGTCGAAGCAGTCGCTGATTTTGATGTACCTGAACTCGCCCATGATGAGCCGGTGGCGATGGATCCGGATTTTGACAACGAGATCGACCGGGAATTTGCCGATATCATCGACCGCGATACACCTGACTCCGAGGTTGCTGCGGCATCAGTTGTAACAGGCAGCCTTGGCGCCGCAACCGGTATGGCCCACGACTGGAGCCGAGACGTCAACACTGAGCGCGGTTATGAGGGATCTGGCGACTATATAGCGCTTGAACGTGAGTTGGGTGCTGATGATGTCCATGTTGCGCCGCCCTATGACGACGGTGAAGGCGACGATCATGAACCCTCGCCGCTTGATAGTGAATACGCCACCGGCATGGTTGGCGCGCCGGCTGCCGGAAATGAGTCACGCGGGCCTTTCCTGGCACTTGTTGTGCTTGGTGTCGCGGTGTTGGCCGGAGCGGGCGCCTTTGGCTGGAGCATGATGTCGACGGACGATAGCTCGGTGGATGGCGGTCCCCGCATCATTCGGGCGGACAAGGAACCTGTGAAGGTGGTGCCCGAGAACCCGGGCGGGGTAACCGTGCCCAATCAGGACAAAGCGGTTTACGACAGGGTCGCTGGTGGTGATGCTGCGCAACCCAGACAGCCAGCATTGATCAATTCGGCTGAAGAGCCGGTGGACGTGGTTCAGCGCACGCTCGATCCCGACGTGCTTCCACTTGAGGGCCGCGGCAGCCCGGCAGTGAAATCGGAAGAACGGTTGACGGCAGATGGCACATCTGAAGCGAATGCCGGATCAGCAACACAGGCTGCGCCGGTGGTATCGCCGCGCAAGGTGCGCACCATGATCGTTAAACCCGATGGCTCGATAGTTGCCCGCGAGGACCCGACTCCGGAACCGGTGACACAGCCTGCCACAGTCGCGGCTGAGAAAATCGAACCGGCAGCCGCACCTTTGCAGGCAGCAAACCAGCAGACTCCTGAGGCCGAAACCGCAGTGCCTGCCGCGCCAGATGTGGCGGCAGTGCCGGCAGAAGCTGCCCCGGCGCCTGCCGAGGAAGAAGTTGCCGCGGTGGAAGCGCCCGATGCAGGCACCACCGCGCCGGTGCGGGTCGTCACCACCCAGCAGATCCGCGCGCCGATTCCCCAGGGCCGGCCTGCAGATCAGCCAGTCAATGTGGTGGGAACAGTGACCCAGGGCGGCACGGTCGCTGCGGCACCGACCGCACCTTCAGCGCCTGCCCAAGACACGGAAGTTGCTTCGGCACCGGCTCCTGCCGCCGCACCCGTGGCCAATCCGGGCGGCTATTACGTCCAGATCGCATCGCAGCCGACTGTCGATGGCGCACAGGCTTCATGGCGAACCCTGTCCAATCGCTACAGCAGTATGCTGGGCGGGCGTGACGTGGACATCCAGCGGGCTGACATTCCTGGCAAGGGTGTGTTCCATCGCGTCAGGGTTGTCGGCGGTACACGCGATCAGGCCAACGCATTGTGCAGTCGTTACAAGTCTGCCGGTGGCAGTTGCTTCGTGTCGCGCTGA
- the xth gene encoding exodeoxyribonuclease III, translating into MKIATWNINGVKARLENLQSWLRESDPDIACLQEVKSVDEGFPRLEIEALGYHVETHGQKGFNGVAILSKQSPDEVNRGLPGDDEDVQARFMEAVFSTGNGVLRVVSLYLPNGNPVDTPKFPYKLGWMERLQAFAADRLALEEPLVLAGDYNVIPEPVDCHDPKVWEGDALFRPESRAAFRRLENLGFTDALRAVHDQPKTYTFWDYQAGAWPKNNGIRIDHLMLSPEAAGLLQSANVEKHVRGWEKPSDHVPVAISLDV; encoded by the coding sequence TTGAAAATCGCCACCTGGAACATCAATGGCGTCAAGGCGCGGCTCGAAAACCTGCAGTCCTGGCTTCGCGAGAGCGATCCCGACATCGCCTGCCTGCAGGAGGTGAAATCCGTCGATGAGGGGTTTCCCCGGCTGGAGATCGAGGCACTGGGCTATCACGTCGAAACCCACGGCCAGAAGGGCTTTAACGGGGTAGCTATCCTCTCAAAGCAAAGCCCCGACGAGGTCAACCGAGGGCTCCCGGGCGACGACGAAGATGTTCAGGCGCGTTTCATGGAGGCGGTATTTTCCACTGGTAACGGGGTTTTGCGCGTTGTGTCGCTCTATCTGCCCAACGGCAACCCGGTCGACACGCCGAAATTCCCCTACAAGCTTGGCTGGATGGAGCGTCTGCAGGCGTTCGCAGCCGACCGGTTGGCGCTGGAGGAACCGCTGGTGCTCGCCGGCGATTACAACGTCATCCCCGAGCCAGTCGATTGCCACGATCCCAAGGTCTGGGAAGGCGACGCCCTGTTCCGGCCTGAAAGCAGAGCCGCCTTCCGCAGGCTTGAAAATTTGGGCTTCACGGACGCCCTACGCGCTGTGCACGATCAGCCCAAAACCTATACGTTCTGGGATTACCAGGCCGGTGCATGGCCCAAGAACAATGGCATCCGTATCGATCATCTGATGCTCTCGCCGGAAGCCGCCGGGCTATTGCAATCGGCCAACGTTGAAAAACACGTCCGCGGCTGGGAGAAACCGTCTGATCACGTTCCAGTGGCAATATCGCTGGACGTCTGA
- the erpA gene encoding iron-sulfur cluster insertion protein ErpA, with product MTDTVSVTLSQSAANRIKAIVSAEKGKSALRVSVEGGGCSGFSYKFDLDDQPAEDDVVLERDDARVLIDQVSLVYMAGSEIDFVDNLMGQAFQIKNPNAVASCGCGTSFSV from the coding sequence ATGACTGACACCGTATCGGTAACACTGTCGCAGTCGGCGGCAAACCGCATCAAGGCAATTGTCTCCGCCGAGAAAGGGAAATCCGCATTGCGCGTCTCGGTCGAAGGCGGAGGCTGCTCCGGCTTTTCCTACAAGTTCGATCTCGATGACCAACCTGCTGAGGATGACGTCGTGCTTGAACGCGACGACGCACGTGTGCTCATCGATCAGGTTTCGCTGGTCTACATGGCCGGGTCGGAGATCGATTTTGTCGATAATCTGATGGGCCAGGCGTTCCAGATCAAAAACCCCAACGCGGTCGCCTCCTGCGGTTGCGGCACCAGTTTTTCGGTCTAG
- a CDS encoding deoxyguanosinetriphosphate triphosphohydrolase — protein sequence MEYDRTQLGFGTGTRAPWAADPWTSRGRLFAEPVSPTRSEFQRDRDRIVHTTAFRRLKHKTQVFVAHEGDHYRTRLTHTIEVAQIARALARALKLDEDLAEGVALVHDFGHTPFGHTGEEALAELLSGAGGFDHNAQSLRIVTTLERRYADFDGLNLTWETLEGLVKHNGPLTGPGTAPVPEPIMAYNASHDLWLGSHSGLEAQTAAIADDIAYNTHDIDDGLRSGLITLEMLEELPLIARLMAEVRGRYPDLEEPRLINEIMRRQITAMVEDVIAVTQANIARTKPESADDVRHAGQTMAHFSDEFAAADHEIKTFLYAHLYRHPEVMRVRESATLIVNDLFAAFMADPGAMGDKHSHAGFEELPTELRMQRVSDYLSGMTDTYAIAAHRRLFDRTPELR from the coding sequence ATGGAATACGACAGAACACAGCTTGGGTTTGGAACCGGTACGCGCGCGCCATGGGCGGCCGATCCCTGGACTAGCCGGGGGCGGTTGTTTGCTGAGCCGGTAAGTCCGACGCGGTCCGAGTTCCAGCGCGACCGCGATCGCATTGTTCACACCACAGCCTTCAGGCGGCTCAAGCACAAGACCCAGGTGTTCGTGGCCCATGAGGGCGATCATTACCGGACCCGACTGACCCACACGATCGAGGTGGCGCAGATTGCCAGGGCACTGGCAAGAGCGCTCAAGCTTGACGAGGATCTGGCCGAGGGGGTGGCGCTGGTTCATGATTTTGGCCACACACCGTTCGGTCATACAGGCGAAGAGGCGCTGGCCGAACTGCTCAGCGGGGCAGGCGGGTTTGACCACAATGCTCAGTCGCTCAGGATCGTCACCACGCTGGAGAGGCGGTATGCCGATTTTGACGGCCTCAACCTGACCTGGGAGACGCTTGAGGGACTGGTCAAGCACAACGGGCCGCTGACGGGGCCGGGTACGGCGCCGGTTCCTGAACCGATCATGGCCTATAATGCGTCGCATGATCTGTGGCTCGGCTCGCATTCCGGTCTTGAGGCGCAGACTGCCGCAATTGCCGATGACATAGCCTATAACACCCATGATATTGACGACGGGCTGCGCTCGGGACTGATCACGCTGGAAATGCTTGAGGAGCTGCCGTTGATCGCGCGCCTGATGGCGGAGGTTCGTGGGCGTTACCCGGACCTTGAAGAGCCGCGGCTGATCAACGAGATCATGCGCCGACAGATCACCGCGATGGTGGAAGACGTGATTGCCGTAACACAGGCCAATATTGCCCGGACCAAGCCTGAATCAGCTGACGATGTCCGCCATGCGGGGCAGACAATGGCGCATTTCTCAGATGAATTCGCTGCCGCTGACCACGAGATCAAGACTTTTCTGTACGCCCATCTGTACAGGCATCCGGAAGTAATGCGGGTGCGTGAAAGTGCGACCTTGATCGTCAATGATCTGTTTGCAGCCTTCATGGCCGATCCCGGCGCGATGGGCGATAAGCACAGCCATGCGGGATTCGAGGAATTGCCGACTGAGCTGCGCATGCAGCGGGTGAGCGATTATCTGTCTGGCATGACCGACACCTATGCAATCGCTGCACACCGGCGTTTGTTTGACCGTACCCCTGAATTGCGATAG
- the ilvD gene encoding dihydroxy-acid dehydratase: protein MTATPFDKSKLPSRYTTVGPARAPHRSYLYAMGLSSEEIAQPLVGVASCWNEAAPCNISLMRQAQVVKKGVASAKGTPREFCTITVTDGIAMGHQGMKASLASRDLIADSVELTMRGHCYDAIVGLAGCDKSLPGMMMSMVRLNVPSIFIYGGSILPGSFRGRQITVQDVFEAVGQHSVGNMSDEDLLEIEQVACPSAGSCGAQFTANTMATVAEAIGLALPYSCGAPAPYEMRDQFCYAAGEKIMELIAKQIRPRDIVTLKALENAAAVVSATGGSTNAALHLPAIAHECGIEFDLFDVAKIFERTPYIANLKPGGKYVAKDMFEAGGIPLLMKTMLEHGYLHGDCMTVTGRTLAENMEHVRWNDQQDVVHPANKPITVTGGVVGLRGNLAEDGAIVKVAGMSQLKFTGPARCFDSEEECFEAVTNRSYKEGEVLVIRYEGPKGGPGMREMLSTTAALYGQGMGDKVALITDGRFSGATRGFCIGHVCPEAAEGGPIGLLEDGDIIEINAVDGVLNVQLSDEELAARREKWTARETDYASGALWKYAQTVGSARYGAVTHPGGAKEKHCYADI, encoded by the coding sequence ATGACCGCCACACCATTCGACAAGTCCAAGCTTCCTAGCCGTTACACCACCGTTGGCCCTGCGCGGGCGCCACACCGGTCGTATCTGTATGCGATGGGACTTTCGAGTGAGGAAATCGCGCAGCCGCTGGTAGGTGTGGCGTCATGCTGGAATGAGGCCGCGCCCTGCAATATTTCGCTGATGCGCCAGGCGCAGGTGGTCAAGAAGGGTGTTGCCTCTGCCAAGGGTACACCGCGCGAATTCTGCACCATTACCGTCACCGACGGCATCGCCATGGGCCATCAGGGCATGAAGGCCTCACTGGCCAGCCGTGATCTGATCGCCGATTCAGTTGAACTGACCATGCGTGGCCATTGCTATGACGCGATTGTCGGTCTGGCTGGCTGCGACAAATCGCTGCCGGGCATGATGATGTCGATGGTGCGGCTCAATGTGCCGTCGATCTTCATCTATGGCGGCTCGATTCTTCCCGGCAGTTTCCGCGGTCGTCAAATTACCGTTCAGGATGTGTTCGAGGCGGTGGGACAGCATTCGGTTGGCAATATGTCGGATGAGGACCTGCTGGAAATCGAACAGGTGGCCTGTCCTTCGGCCGGTTCCTGCGGCGCGCAGTTTACTGCCAACACCATGGCGACAGTGGCCGAGGCCATTGGCCTGGCCTTGCCCTATTCCTGCGGCGCGCCGGCGCCTTATGAAATGCGTGATCAGTTTTGCTATGCAGCCGGCGAAAAGATCATGGAATTGATCGCCAAGCAGATCCGCCCGCGTGACATTGTTACCCTCAAGGCGCTGGAAAATGCGGCTGCAGTGGTTTCGGCCACCGGCGGGTCGACCAACGCGGCCTTGCATCTGCCGGCGATCGCCCATGAATGCGGGATTGAGTTCGACCTTTTCGATGTAGCCAAGATTTTCGAACGTACGCCCTACATTGCCAATCTGAAGCCGGGCGGCAAATATGTCGCCAAGGATATGTTCGAGGCTGGCGGGATTCCATTGTTGATGAAGACCATGCTTGAGCACGGCTATCTTCATGGCGATTGCATGACGGTGACAGGCCGTACTTTGGCCGAAAACATGGAGCACGTTCGCTGGAATGATCAGCAGGATGTGGTTCACCCGGCCAACAAGCCAATCACCGTTACCGGCGGTGTTGTCGGTTTGCGAGGCAACCTCGCCGAGGACGGCGCGATCGTGAAGGTCGCGGGTATGTCGCAGTTGAAATTTACTGGCCCGGCGCGTTGTTTCGATTCGGAAGAAGAGTGCTTTGAGGCCGTCACAAACCGCTCCTATAAGGAAGGTGAGGTTCTGGTGATCCGCTATGAGGGTCCCAAGGGTGGCCCCGGCATGCGCGAAATGCTGTCGACCACTGCGGCGTTGTACGGCCAGGGCATGGGCGACAAGGTGGCCTTGATCACCGATGGCCGGTTCTCCGGCGCAACCCGCGGCTTCTGTATCGGCCATGTCTGCCCGGAAGCTGCAGAAGGCGGACCAATCGGCTTGCTTGAGGATGGCGACATCATCGAGATCAATGCTGTTGACGGGGTTTTGAATGTGCAGCTGTCCGATGAGGAACTGGCTGCGCGCAGGGAAAAATGGACAGCACGGGAAACCGATTATGCATCGGGTGCGCTGTGGAAATACGCCCAGACGGTGGGATCAGCGCGTTATGGCGCAGTTACCCATCCGGGCGGAGCGAAAGAAAAGCACTGCTATGCGGATATTTAG